The following coding sequences are from one Lolium rigidum isolate FL_2022 chromosome 6, APGP_CSIRO_Lrig_0.1, whole genome shotgun sequence window:
- the LOC124663339 gene encoding 60S ribosomal protein L37a-1-like, which translates to MRFHKLIILYGSLLFCCCVICYFANSVQTKRTKKAGIVGKYGTRYGASLRKQIKKMEVSQHSKYFCEFCGKFAVKRKAVGIWGCKDCGKVKAGGAYTMNTASAVTVRSTIRRLREQTEA; encoded by the exons ATGCG GTTTCACAAATTGATTATATTGTACGGTTCTCTATTATTTTGCTGTTGTGTAATTTGTTATTTTGCAAATTCTGTTCAGACGAAGCGCACCAAGAAGGCTGGAATTGTCGGCAAATACG GTACGAGGTATGGTGCCAGTCTGCGTAAGCAGATCAAGAAGATGGAGGTGTCTCAGCACTCCAAGTACTTCTGTGAGTTCTGCGGGAAG TTCGCTGTGAAGAGGAAAGCAGTTGGAATATGGGGATGCAAAGACTGTGGAAAGGTCAAGGCTGGTGGTGCTTACACCATGAA CACTGCTAGTGCCGTCACTGTCAGGAGCACAATCCGTCGCTTGAGGGAGCAGACTGAAGCTTGA
- the LOC124663340 gene encoding long chain base biosynthesis protein 1a-like, with translation MALPIVNATAAVLARVTSAFNAPLARAVVFGVHIDGHLVVEGLLIAVILFQLSRKSYKPPKKPLSEKEIDELCDEWELEPICPSVKQRTRIDMPALESAAGPHTTIDGKEVVNFASDSCVGSLEKYGVGSCGPRGFYGTIDIHLDCEAKIATFLGTPDSILYSYGISTIFSVIPAFCKKGDIIVADEGVHWAVQKGLHLSRSTVVYFKHNDMASLASTLEKLTHGNRHTEKMRRYIVVESIYQNSGQIAPLDEIVNLKEKYRFRVILEESHSFGVLGKSGRGLAEQYGVPVDKIDIITAGMGNALATDGGFCTGSVRVVDHQRLSSAGYVFSASLPPYLASAAVSAVNYLEENPSVLANLRSNVALLHKELSNTPGLEISSHVLSPIVFLKLKKSTGSLTTDLGLLQTIAEQVLKEDSVFIVASKRSNLDRCKLPVGIRLFVSAGHNESDISRVCLSLKRVSASVLSGYT, from the exons ATGGCATTACCGATTGTGAATGCCACAGCCGCAGTGCTTGCTCGTGTTACATCTGCATTCAACGCCCCTCTAGCCCGTGCGGTCGTCTTCGGGGTTCACATTGATG GACACTTGGTTGTGGAAGGGCTTCTTATTGCAGTCATACTGTTTCAGCTTTCCAGGAAGAGCTACAAACCACCAAAGAAGCCACTTAGTGAAAAG GAGATTGATGAGCTATGTGATGAATGGGAGCTAGAACCTATATGTCCTTCAGTCAAGCAGAGGACCCGAATAGACATGCCAGCGTTGGAGAG TGCTGCTGGACCACATACGACAATTGATGGGAAAGAAGTTGTGAACTTTGCATCA GATTCTTGTGTTGGTTCGCTGGAGAAATATGGTGTCGGATCATGTGGCCCACGTGGCTTTTATGGAACAATTG ATATACACCTTGACTGTGAGGCAAAAATAGCTACTTTCCTGGGAACTCCAGATTCCATTCTGTATTCATATGGGATTTCAACAATATTCAGTGTGATACCTGCCTTTTGTAAGAAAGGAGACATCATAGTCGC TGATGAGGGTGTTCACTGGGCAGTGCAAAAAGGTCTCCATCTATCAAGAAGTACGGTTGTTTATTTTAAGCACAATGATATGGCTTCACTCGCGAGCACTTTGGAAAAACTTACGCATGGGAATAGACATACTGAAAAGATGAGACGCTACATTGTTGTAGAATCTATTTACCAG AATTCTGGTCAAATCGCTCCCTTGGATGAGATTGTCAATTTGAAGGAGAAATATCGGTTCCGTGTTATTCTTGAGGAGAGTCATTCTTTTGGTGTGCTTGGCAAGTCTGGACGCGGCCTTGCTGAACAGTATGGAGTTCCA GTTGACAAAATTGATATCATCACTGCTGGAATGGGAAATGCATTAGCTACTGATGGTGGCTTCTGCACAGGAAGTGTGAGGGTTGTTGATCATCAG CGTCTAAGCAGTGCTGGCTATGTCTTCTCTGCCTCTTTGCCACCCTATCTTGCCAGTGCTGCGGTCTCTGCTGTAAACTACCTGGAGGAGAACCCATCAGTTCTTGCAAACCTAAGGAGCAACGTTGCTCTTCTGCATAAAG AACTATCAAATACCCCAGGGCTCGAAATTTCTAGCCATGTTCTGTCGCCTATCGTCTTCCTTAAACTGAAGAAATCGACAGGTTCTCTGACCACCGACCTAGGTCTTCTTCAAACCATTGCCGAGCAG GTATTGAAGGAAGATTCAGTTTTTATTGTGGCATCCAAGAGGTCAAATTTAGACAGGTGCAAACTTCCTGTGGGAATCCGCCTATTCGTGTCAGCTGGTCATAACGAATCAGATATATCCCGGGTGTGTTTATCCTTGAAGAGGGTTTCAGCGTCTGTTCTTTCAGGTTACACATGA